A stretch of Aphanothece sacrum FPU1 DNA encodes these proteins:
- a CDS encoding GIY-YIG nuclease family protein, with protein sequence MEETVHDNFFKNFTVVTATRSAADYIPENSGVYAFYHAFDFSEKNISEDIDIRLKNTVFKTKFSEKDNRSKFIVDTCGEPVGLSPKMEQFIEAVSDPKNRRMLKKMLISCSIFQRPDYIGTASKLRERFIQHLERDDGFFSRYGNSRPYDEFLFVCVLCPKEISRELESLLIQLCQPKFNTQRS encoded by the coding sequence ATGGAAGAAACAGTTCACGACAACTTTTTTAAGAATTTTACAGTAGTAACGGCGACGAGGTCCGCAGCAGATTATATTCCTGAAAATTCAGGTGTTTATGCCTTTTATCATGCTTTTGATTTTTCTGAGAAAAATATATCTGAAGATATAGATATTCGCTTAAAAAATACGGTATTTAAAACAAAGTTTTCTGAAAAAGATAATAGAAGTAAATTCATTGTCGATACTTGTGGAGAACCTGTTGGTTTGTCTCCCAAAATGGAGCAATTTATCGAAGCTGTTTCTGACCCTAAAAACCGAAGAATGTTAAAAAAAATGTTAATTTCATGTAGCATTTTCCAACGCCCAGATTATATTGGTACTGCAAGCAAATTAAGAGAGAGATTTATTCAGCATTTAGAGAGAGACGATGGTTTTTTTTCAAGATACGGAAATTCAAGACCTTATGACGAATTTTTATTCGTTTGCGTCCTTTGCCCAAAAGAGATTTCTAGAGAATTGGAAAGTCTATTAATTCAGCTATGTCAACCTAAGTTTAATACCCAAAGGAGTTAG
- a CDS encoding galactose oxidase, with protein MDKIKRSLQYCLLGWAILLLIIAMQTMAYSSNSLRWQSLSSLPNPLGLAAPLAGVSNNALIVAGGTNFPDAPPWKGGKKVWYDQAFILENAQGSWKSGLKLPQPIAHAVSLSTEEGVLVMGGGNAEEHFKEVFLINWRDNALNLKNLPPLPQPCAFAAGARLGDMIYLAGGITRPGATEALQTFWALDLNHFNKGWQELPPWPGPGRILPVAGVQDGAFYLFSGARLYPGPDGKAKREYLRDAYRYRPGTGWQQLADLPRSAVAAPTPSLPLGRSHLLVLGGDDGSKVDFQPPDKHPGFSREILDYDTQTNTWKIYGTTPAPYVTTTIVPWLGGFVVPGGEVRPAYRTNDIQIVYPVVD; from the coding sequence ATGGATAAAATCAAGCGATCGCTGCAATATTGTCTATTAGGATGGGCAATTTTGCTATTAATAATTGCCATGCAAACAATGGCTTATAGTAGTAATAGTTTGCGTTGGCAAAGTTTATCCAGTTTACCCAACCCCCTTGGATTAGCGGCCCCCCTAGCAGGAGTTAGTAATAATGCTTTAATCGTGGCAGGAGGAACTAATTTTCCTGATGCCCCCCCCTGGAAAGGTGGTAAAAAGGTCTGGTATGATCAGGCGTTTATCCTAGAAAATGCCCAAGGAAGTTGGAAAAGCGGTCTTAAACTTCCTCAACCTATTGCTCATGCAGTATCCCTCTCTACTGAAGAAGGAGTGCTGGTGATGGGAGGAGGCAACGCCGAGGAACATTTTAAGGAGGTTTTCCTAATTAATTGGCGCGATAACGCCCTAAACCTCAAAAACCTTCCCCCATTGCCCCAACCTTGTGCATTTGCGGCCGGTGCGCGACTAGGAGACATGATTTATCTGGCGGGGGGTATAACTCGTCCAGGTGCTACCGAAGCCCTCCAGACCTTTTGGGCCTTGGATTTAAACCATTTTAACAAAGGTTGGCAAGAACTTCCACCTTGGCCGGGTCCGGGGCGAATTTTGCCCGTTGCGGGGGTTCAGGATGGGGCATTCTACCTGTTTAGTGGTGCTAGGTTGTATCCTGGCCCAGACGGTAAAGCAAAACGGGAGTATCTACGAGATGCTTATCGTTATCGACCGGGGACAGGTTGGCAACAGTTAGCAGATTTGCCCCGTTCAGCCGTGGCCGCGCCTACTCCTAGTTTACCATTAGGGCGATCGCATCTTTTGGTTTTGGGAGGGGATGATGGTTCAAAAGTGGATTTTCAACCCCCGGACAAACATCCTGGTTTTTCTAGGGAAATCTTGGATTATGATACGCAGACCAATACCTGGAAGATTTACGGGACGACACCTGCCCCTTATGTTACAACAACTATTGTTCCCTGGTTGGGGGGATTTGTTGTCCCTGGTGGCGAAGTCCGGCCAGCATACCGCACCAATGATATACAAATAGTCTATCCTGTAGTTGATTAG
- a CDS encoding creatininase family protein → MLLHLATWQEVENYLKISSGIIIPIGSTEQHGPTGLIGTDAICAEAIAKGVSENHQVMVAPTINVGMALHHTAFPGTISLRPSTLIQVIIDYLTCLTEAGFTRYYFINGHGGNIATLKAAFSETYYHLSHLKVPQAAQVRCQVGNWFMCRSVYQKAKELYGDQEGSHATPSEVAVTQYVYPESIKNAFLSPDVASGYAIYGAEDFRVHYPDGRMGSNPALATPEHGKELYDLAVKELGESYLKFLAGD, encoded by the coding sequence ATGTTATTACACCTCGCTACTTGGCAAGAAGTTGAAAATTATCTAAAGATTTCCTCTGGTATTATTATACCTATAGGCTCCACTGAACAACATGGCCCTACTGGACTTATTGGTACTGATGCTATTTGTGCAGAAGCGATCGCCAAAGGGGTCTCAGAAAATCATCAAGTGATGGTTGCGCCTACTATTAATGTGGGTATGGCTTTACATCATACGGCTTTTCCTGGCACTATTAGTTTACGTCCGAGTACATTAATTCAAGTCATTATTGATTATCTTACTTGTTTAACTGAAGCTGGTTTTACTCGCTATTATTTTATTAATGGTCATGGGGGAAATATTGCTACTTTAAAAGCTGCTTTTTCGGAGACTTATTATCATTTATCTCACTTAAAAGTACCTCAAGCTGCTCAGGTTCGTTGTCAAGTTGGTAACTGGTTTATGTGTCGTTCTGTCTATCAAAAAGCGAAGGAATTATATGGTGATCAAGAGGGTTCTCATGCGACTCCTTCTGAGGTAGCAGTTACTCAATATGTCTATCCTGAATCGATTAAAAATGCTTTTTTGTCTCCTGATGTTGCATCGGGATATGCTATTTATGGTGCAGAAGATTTTCGGGTTCATTATCCTGATGGCAGAATGGGATCAAATCCTGCTTTAGCGACTCCTGAACATGGCAAAGAATTGTATGATTTAGCAGTTAAAGAATTAGGTGAAAGTTATCTTAAATTTTTAGCTGGAGATTAA
- the lepB gene encoding signal peptidase I, translating into MARSLNKKNQKNNNSPQENPWVEGLKTVATAAILAFGIRTFVAEARYIPSSSMEPTLQINDRLIIEKLSYRFQEPQRGDVVVFNPTQALEAQNFHDAFIKRVIGLPGETIEVKAGHVYVNGQRISEKYISEDPNYNYGPVTVSQGEYLVLGDNRNNSYDSHYWGFVPKEKIIGKAFVRFWPFNRLGSLNEQPPYPSNLDNKKGI; encoded by the coding sequence ATGGCTCGAAGCTTGAATAAAAAGAATCAAAAAAATAATAATTCTCCCCAAGAAAATCCCTGGGTTGAAGGATTAAAAACTGTGGCAACTGCTGCTATTTTGGCCTTCGGTATTCGGACATTTGTAGCGGAAGCGCGATACATTCCTTCTTCTTCGATGGAACCTACTTTACAAATTAACGATCGCCTGATTATTGAGAAATTAAGTTATCGTTTTCAAGAACCTCAAAGGGGTGATGTGGTAGTATTTAATCCCACTCAAGCTTTAGAAGCTCAAAATTTTCATGATGCGTTTATTAAACGAGTAATTGGCTTACCTGGAGAAACCATTGAGGTAAAAGCAGGTCATGTTTATGTGAATGGACAAAGAATATCAGAAAAATATATTTCTGAAGATCCTAATTATAATTATGGCCCTGTTACGGTCTCCCAAGGAGAATATTTAGTATTAGGAGATAATCGTAATAATAGTTATGATTCCCATTATTGGGGATTTGTTCCTAAAGAGAAAATTATTGGCAAGGCTTTTGTTCGTTTTTGGCCCTTTAATCGTTTGGGTTCTCTCAATGAACAACCTCCCTATCCTAGTAATCTAGATAACAAAAAAGGTATCTAA
- a CDS encoding dihydroorotase, whose product MKKLLIRHAQILLPSEEFLVGDVLIQEGKILEVASEITETDLTTIIDATGLTLLPGVIDPQVHFREPGLEHKEDLFTASCACARGGVTSFLEMPNTRPLTTTQAALDDKLHRASQKCLVNYGFFIGATPENLPDLLTAHPTCGIKIFMGSSHGALLVSREQELETIFAQGRRLIAVHAEDQARIIQRRQQFYGITDPAIHSQIQDEETALNATKLALKLSKKYQRRLHILHLSTGIEAEFLRTNKSSWVTAEVTPQHLLLNTDAYAQIDTLAQMNPPLRSPENNEILWQALLDGVIDFIATDHAPHTLEEKAQSYPHSPSGMPGVETSLPLMLTQAMTGKCSVAQVANWMSTAVAKAYHITNKGLIKSGYDADLVLVDLKNYHPVLRQELQTKCGWSPFEGWNLTGWPVVTIVGGQIVYERGKLNTEVRGQAINYQL is encoded by the coding sequence ATGAAAAAGTTGCTCATTCGTCACGCTCAGATTCTTTTACCTTCAGAGGAATTTTTGGTCGGGGATGTGCTAATCCAAGAGGGTAAGATCCTCGAAGTGGCTTCGGAGATTACCGAGACTGATCTTACTACCATCATAGACGCTACCGGACTAACTTTGTTGCCTGGGGTTATTGATCCTCAAGTCCATTTTCGGGAACCTGGTTTAGAACACAAGGAAGACCTGTTTACTGCGTCTTGTGCTTGTGCTAGAGGGGGTGTGACATCTTTCTTGGAAATGCCTAATACTCGCCCTTTAACCACGACTCAAGCTGCTTTAGATGATAAATTACACCGTGCCTCACAAAAGTGTCTAGTCAATTATGGCTTTTTTATTGGGGCAACACCAGAAAATTTACCAGATTTATTAACGGCTCATCCGACTTGTGGTATTAAAATATTTATGGGATCGTCTCACGGGGCTTTATTAGTCAGTCGAGAACAAGAATTAGAGACGATTTTTGCTCAAGGTCGTCGTTTAATTGCGGTTCATGCTGAAGATCAAGCCAGAATTATTCAACGTCGTCAACAATTTTATGGTATTACTGATCCGGCAATTCATTCTCAGATACAAGATGAAGAAACCGCTCTTAATGCGACAAAATTAGCCTTAAAGTTATCAAAAAAATATCAACGACGTTTACATATTCTGCATCTTTCGACAGGGATAGAGGCGGAATTTTTACGCACAAATAAATCCAGTTGGGTGACAGCAGAAGTTACCCCACAACATTTATTATTAAATACGGATGCTTATGCTCAAATTGACACTTTAGCGCAAATGAATCCTCCTTTGCGATCGCCTGAAAATAATGAAATTCTTTGGCAAGCTTTATTAGATGGAGTGATTGATTTTATTGCGACAGATCATGCTCCCCATACGTTAGAAGAAAAGGCGCAAAGTTACCCTCATTCTCCTTCGGGAATGCCTGGAGTGGAAACTTCTTTACCTTTAATGTTAACTCAAGCGATGACCGGAAAATGTAGTGTTGCTCAAGTTGCTAATTGGATGTCTACGGCAGTGGCAAAAGCTTATCATATTACCAATAAAGGCTTAATTAAATCGGGTTATGATGCTGATTTAGTGTTAGTGGATTTAAAAAATTATCATCCGGTTTTACGACAAGAGTTACAAACTAAATGCGGTTGGAGTCCCTTTGAAGGTTGGAATTTAACGGGATGGCCAGTTGTTACTATTGTGGGGGGACAAATTGTTTATGAACGGGGTAAATTAAATACAGAGGTTAGAGGACAAGCAATAAATTATCAATTGTGA
- a CDS encoding GumC family protein, producing MNTSLSHLPEEQLEDLKTSSQGGLNFRPYLRIFLRKAWLIAGLTTLTTFAGGIISSLDPYTYTGNFYLLVEPITSSAKLTNPSTLARTDGQPDESLFELDYPTNQVFLQSPGMTLKIAQEVHQKVLTREVPAIWKDLRENLKVTRASLPGPASRSGVTKIFEVSYTGKSPQEVQQILSTAAATFLKYSSEDRETNIKAGVKFIDSQLPDLQERLKNLRTQQKQIRQQNELVDPLPKNNEVLTQITQLQNQQFDIETQLKGKKHLSNILQEQLKLTPNEALASATLSQDPSRVSLLSQLQELDSQIAIASATYTIESPQIQDLKDKRENIVNLLNQKTQEILGKNSLFIASDSAALGFQDPTRLNLIGQLLQTNNEIQVLETQLPAIKEARQTIEKEAQRYPVLINQYSDIQTQINLAEEILNKLLVQRETLKVESAQDLPWQLISKPQIPLDENGKPIGFPPDRKKKVLAGVMGGLLLGMGLAILWEKRQNIFHAAEDIAETLSLPILGDIPKDGRTGFSSDITVKPKPAQEISNLPPNYLQENVNYEKPNHLEESYFLEAFEKLYTQLYLVASSKISSLIISSVEPKDGQSKIALYLAISAANSGKKVLLVDTNWTRPKLHELLDVPNQKGLIQLLRDRVPSNEIIQDVPNIDNLFILTAGNPEENCTKRLWSPQMENLMEEFSRNYDLVIYDTPNFFETSDIKFMTKKTDGILMVIALKKTPQSLAKKAVKEIKDINLPCLGVVANHLQ from the coding sequence GTGAATACATCATTATCACATTTGCCAGAAGAACAACTAGAAGACTTAAAGACCTCATCCCAAGGAGGACTAAATTTTCGTCCTTATTTGCGGATTTTCTTGAGAAAAGCTTGGTTAATTGCTGGATTAACTACTTTAACTACCTTTGCTGGGGGGATAATTAGCTCTCTTGATCCTTATACTTACACAGGTAATTTTTATTTATTAGTAGAACCGATTACCTCCAGTGCCAAACTAACTAATCCCTCAACTCTAGCTCGAACTGATGGGCAACCTGATGAAAGTCTCTTTGAGTTAGACTATCCCACTAATCAAGTATTCCTTCAAAGTCCAGGGATGACTTTAAAAATTGCTCAGGAAGTTCATCAGAAAGTGCTGACTCGCGAAGTTCCCGCAATTTGGAAAGATTTAAGAGAAAATCTTAAAGTAACACGAGCTAGTTTACCTGGGCCCGCTTCAAGAAGCGGAGTAACTAAGATTTTTGAAGTTTCTTATACGGGAAAAAGTCCCCAAGAAGTTCAACAAATTTTATCAACGGCGGCCGCAACATTTCTTAAATATAGTTCAGAGGATCGAGAAACTAATATTAAAGCAGGGGTTAAATTTATTGATTCGCAACTCCCTGATTTACAAGAAAGGCTTAAAAATCTTAGAACTCAACAAAAACAAATAAGACAACAAAATGAATTAGTAGATCCTCTTCCTAAAAATAATGAAGTATTAACTCAAATTACCCAACTGCAAAACCAACAATTTGACATAGAAACTCAATTAAAAGGTAAAAAACATTTATCTAATATCTTACAAGAACAATTAAAACTAACCCCAAATGAAGCTTTAGCCTCAGCCACTTTAAGCCAAGATCCTAGCCGGGTTTCTTTACTGTCTCAACTTCAAGAACTCGATAGTCAAATTGCGATCGCTTCGGCTACCTATACTATTGAAAGTCCTCAGATTCAAGATTTAAAAGATAAACGAGAAAATATTGTTAACTTGCTTAATCAAAAAACTCAAGAAATTCTGGGAAAAAATTCTTTATTTATTGCTTCTGATTCTGCTGCTCTAGGTTTTCAAGATCCAACCCGATTAAACTTAATTGGACAATTACTACAAACAAATAACGAGATTCAAGTATTAGAAACTCAATTGCCAGCAATTAAAGAAGCTAGACAAACGATTGAAAAAGAAGCACAACGTTATCCGGTTTTAATTAATCAATACAGTGACATTCAAACCCAAATTAATCTCGCAGAAGAAATTCTCAATAAACTATTAGTACAAAGGGAAACACTTAAAGTAGAATCGGCTCAAGATCTTCCTTGGCAATTAATTTCTAAACCTCAAATTCCTCTTGATGAAAATGGAAAACCTATTGGTTTTCCTCCTGATAGAAAAAAGAAAGTGCTGGCCGGTGTTATGGGGGGACTCTTATTAGGAATGGGACTTGCTATTTTATGGGAAAAACGACAAAATATTTTTCACGCGGCTGAGGATATTGCTGAGACACTTTCTCTTCCTATTTTGGGTGACATTCCTAAAGATGGTCGCACTGGGTTTTCTTCTGATATAACAGTTAAACCTAAACCTGCTCAGGAAATTTCTAATTTGCCGCCTAATTATTTACAGGAAAACGTCAATTATGAGAAGCCAAATCATCTAGAAGAATCTTACTTTTTGGAAGCATTTGAAAAACTTTATACTCAGCTTTATTTGGTTGCTTCTTCTAAAATTAGTTCGCTTATTATATCTTCTGTTGAACCCAAAGATGGTCAATCTAAGATAGCATTATATTTAGCTATTAGTGCGGCTAATTCAGGAAAAAAAGTGCTTCTAGTAGATACTAATTGGACACGCCCCAAACTTCACGAGTTGTTAGATGTTCCTAATCAAAAGGGTCTGATACAACTTCTTAGAGATAGGGTTCCTTCTAACGAAATTATTCAGGATGTGCCAAATATTGACAATTTGTTTATCTTAACTGCGGGAAATCCAGAAGAAAATTGTACTAAAAGACTTTGGTCTCCTCAGATGGAAAATCTTATGGAAGAATTTTCTAGAAATTATGATTTAGTTATTTATGATACTCCCAACTTCTTTGAGACATCAGATATCAAATTTATGACAAAAAAAACTGATGGAATTTTGATGGTAATAGCTCTTAAGAAAACACCTCAATCTTTAGCTAAAAAAGCGGTTAAAGAAATCAAAGATATCAACTTACCTTGTTTGGGTGTAGTTGCTAATCATCTTCAATAA
- the folP gene encoding dihydropteroate synthase encodes MNHLTIEKSTFIWGKRTYLMGILNVTPDSFSDGGEFNSLETALVQAKMQIKAGVDIIDIGGQSTRPGAEQIPLEDELNRVIPIIKSLRQETLIPISIDTTRSLVAQAAIEAGANVVNDISGGTFDTKMFPIVANLQVPMILMHLRGTPKTMQQKTDYQDLIGEVYQWLDTQITSAMKAGIKRDNLIIDPGIGFAKTYEQNLELIRRLHELKLLGFPLLVGVSRKSFIGHILQQNDPKQRIWGTAAACCGAIAGGADILRVHDVAQMSEVVQVADAIWRI; translated from the coding sequence ATGAATCATTTAACGATAGAAAAATCTACTTTTATTTGGGGTAAACGTACCTATCTGATGGGCATTCTTAATGTTACTCCTGATAGTTTTAGTGATGGAGGTGAATTTAATAGTCTAGAAACTGCTTTAGTTCAAGCTAAAATGCAAATTAAGGCGGGGGTAGATATCATTGATATTGGGGGACAATCTACACGACCTGGGGCTGAACAAATTCCTTTAGAAGATGAGTTAAATAGGGTTATTCCTATTATTAAATCTTTACGTCAAGAAACTTTGATACCCATTTCTATTGATACAACAAGATCCTTGGTTGCTCAAGCTGCTATTGAAGCTGGAGCAAATGTAGTTAATGATATTTCTGGGGGAACTTTTGATACAAAAATGTTCCCTATTGTGGCTAATTTACAAGTTCCTATGATTTTAATGCACCTTCGAGGAACCCCTAAAACGATGCAGCAAAAAACCGATTATCAAGATTTAATCGGAGAGGTTTATCAATGGTTAGACACTCAAATAACTTCAGCAATGAAAGCGGGAATTAAACGAGACAATTTAATCATTGATCCTGGTATTGGTTTTGCTAAAACTTATGAACAAAATTTAGAATTAATTCGTCGTTTACACGAATTAAAACTGTTAGGATTTCCCCTCTTAGTAGGAGTATCCCGAAAGAGTTTTATTGGTCATATTTTGCAACAGAATGATCCTAAACAACGAATTTGGGGAACGGCCGCCGCTTGTTGTGGTGCGATCGCTGGTGGGGCTGATATTTTAAGGGTTCACGATGTGGCACAAATGTCAGAGGTGGTTCAGGTAGCAGATGCTATTTGGCGTATCTAG